The sequence CCCCGCGCCGTACGGGCTGCAATGGACGGGTGACCGCGCCCCCCGACGACTGCCTCGCGCGCAACGAGTGGGTCTGCGGCGCCTATCTGAGCAGCCGCCGGCACATCCTCTGGGACGCGGCCCTGCAACATGTGCAGCTGACCGCGGTCGCCGTGCTCATCGGCCTTGTCCTCGCGCTGCCGCTCGCCCTCGCCGCCCGCCGCTGGCACTGGGCGGCCGGACCCGTGCTCGGCGTGACGACGATCCTGTACACCATCCCGTCGCTCGCCATGTTCTCGCTGCTGCTGCCGGTGTACGGGCTCTCCGCCTCGCTCGTCGTCGCCGGACTCGTCCTCTATTCGCTGACCCTGCTCGTACGCAACATCCTCGCCGGGCTGCGCGCCGTGCCCGAGGAGACCCGGCAGGCCGCCCGGGGCATGGGCTACGGCCCCGTACGGCTGCTCGTCGCCGTGGAGCTCCCGCTCGCCCTGCCCGCCGCCATGGCCGGGCTGCGCATCGCCACCGTCTCCGCGGTCTCCCTGGTCACCATCGGCGCGATCGTCGGCTACGGCGGACTCGGCAACCTCATCTACGCCGGGATGAACACGTACTTCAAGGCCCAGGTGCTCACCGCGTCCGTGCTGTGCGTCGTCATCGCCGTCGCCGCCGACCTGCTCCTCCTGCTGCTGCAACGCCTGCTGACCCCGTGGACCAGGAGCCGGTCGTGAACACCCTGACGGACGCCTGGTCCTGGCTCACGACCTCCGCGCACTGGCACGGCCAGGACGGCATCTGGACCCGGCTCGGCCAGCACCTCTACCTCACCGTCGTCTGCCTCCTGATCAGCTGCCTCATCGCGCTGCCCGTCGCCCTGTTCCTCGGCCACATCGGCAGGGGCGGGGCGCTCGCCGTCAACATCTCCAACGTCGGGCGCGCCGTGCCCACCTTCGCCGTGCTGGTGCTGCTCCTGCTCACCCCGGTCGGCCGCTGGGGCGAGGGGCCGACCATCGTGGCGCTCGTCCTGTTCGCCGTGCCCCCGCTGCTCACCAACGCCTACGTCGGCATGCGCGAGGTCGACCAGGACGTCGTCCGGGCCGCCCGGGGCATGGGGATGACGGGCCGGCAGCTGCTCCTGCGCGTCGAAGTACCGCTCGCCCTGCCGCTCATCCTCACCGGTGTGCGCATCGCGGCCGTCCAGCTCGTGGCCACGGCCACCATCGCGGCCCTCGCGGGCGGCGGGGGCCTCGGCCGCATCATCACCGCCGGGTTCAACCTCGCCTCCACCGCGCAGGTGGTCGCCGGAGCCGTCCTCGTCGCCGCGTTCGCGCTGATCGTCGAGGGCCTGTTCGAGACGGCACAGCGGCTCGTGCCCAGCCGCCTCGGACTGCGCGCGGGGGACACCGCGTGAGGGCGGGACACCGCGTACGGGCCGGCCGCCCGCTCGCCGTAATCCTGCTGCTGGCGGCCACCGCGTGCGGTACTGGGCCCAGCCTGGAGAACCAGGGAGAGGTCACCGCACCGCCGGGCGACAGCAAGCACCTGACCATCGGCTCGGCGGGCTTCACCGAGAGCGACCTCCTCGCCCAGATGTACGCCCTGCTGCTCGGCCGCGCCGGATACTCCACGAAGATCATCTCCGTCACCAACCGGGAGATCTACGAACCCGCGCTGGAGAACGGCCAGATCGACGTCGTCCCCGAGTACGCCGCGACCTTCGCCGACTGGCTCAACGCCAAGGAGCACGGCGCCGACGCCACCCCCGTCGGCTCACCCGACCTCGCCGCCACCATGAAGGCCCTGCGCGCCCTCGCCGCACCCCGCGGCCTCACCGTCCTCGACCCCGGGAAGGCCGTCGACCAGAACGCGTTCGCCGTCACCGCCGCCTACGCCCGCGAGCACCACCTGAAGACCCTCAGCGACCTCGGCCGCTCCGGACTGCCCGTACGGCTCGCGGCCGGCGACGAGTGCGTGCAGCGCCCGTACTGCGCACCCGGCCTGAAGAAGACGTACGGCATCGACATCACCGCGGTCGACCCCAAGGGTGTGGGCACCACCCAGGCCAAGCAGGCCGTGCAGAGCGGCCGGGACCAGATGGTGCTGACCACCACCACCGACGCGACCCTGGACGACTTCGGGCTCGTCCTGCTCGCCGACGACAAGCACCTCCAGAACGCCGACTACCTCGTCCCCGTCGTCAACCGCTCCCGGGCCGGCGGCGAGGGCGTGCGCAAGGCGCTCGGCAAGCTGAACACCGTCCTCACCACCGCGGACCTGGCCCGGCTGAATGAACAGGTCGACAGCTGGCGGCGCCTCCCCGAGGACGTGGCCCGCGCCTATCTCCGCTCCGAACACCTCATCCCCGAAGCGAAGGGCTGAGACCTTGAAGCCCGCCCCGGCACGGACCGATGAGTCCGCGCCGCGGCCCCAGTCAGTATGTCGACACCACCGGAGAAGGCGGAGCGATGAGCACCTTGCGTGAAGTTCTCGAGAAGCAGGTCCGCGACGGATCGGTCCCCGGCGCCGTGGGCCTGGTGGCGCGCGGCCGGCACGTGGACGTGGTGGCAGCGGGCAGCGCAGGCACGGACGACGGCACCCCGATGGCCCGCGACTCGCTCTTCAGGATCGCCTCGGTCACCAAACCGGTCACGGCCGCCGCGGTCATGATGCTGGTCGAGGACGGGCGGATCGCGCTGGACGACCCGGTCGCGTCCTGGCTGCCCGAGCTGGCGGCACCCGTCGTCGTGCGCACCCCGGAGAGCCCGGTGGACGACGTGGTCCCGGCGTCCCGCGCCATCACCCTCCTCGATCTCATGACGTCGCGCGCCGGGTACGGATTCCCGTCCGACTTCTCGCTGCCCGCCGTCGGCCTCCTGTTCGGTGAGCTGAAACAGGGCTCACCGCTGCAGAGCGGCGTCCTTCCCCCGGACGCCTGGATGGAGGCGCTCTCGCGCATCCCGCTGCTCTCCCAGCCGGGCCGGGAGTGGCTGTACAACACCTGCTCCGACATCCTGGGCGTGCTCATCGCCCGGGTCGCCGGGCAGCCGCTGCCGGAGTTCTTCGCCGAGCGGATCTTCGCCCCGCTCGGCATGAGCGACACCGGCTTCGCGGTCCCGGCGGAGAAGCTCGGCCGCTTCACCGCGCTGTACAGGCCCACCGCGGACGGCGGGCTGGAGCTGATCGACACCCCGGCCGGGCAGTGGAGCGGCATGCCGGACTTCCCGTCCGGAGCCGGCGGCCTGGTCTCCACCGTGGACGACCTGTACGCCTTCGCCCGCATGCTGCTCGACGAGGGCACGGCGGGCGGCAAGCGCCTCCTGACGTCCGCGTCGGTGCGGCAGATGACGACGGACCACCTGACCCCCGCGCAGCGCGAGGCCAGCGGACTGTTCACCGAGGGACAGGGCTGGGGCTTCGGAGGCTCGGTGGACATCGACAGGACCGCCCCGTGGAACGTGCCGGGGCGCTACGGC is a genomic window of Streptomyces sp. NBC_00708 containing:
- a CDS encoding ABC transporter permease; translated protein: MTAPPDDCLARNEWVCGAYLSSRRHILWDAALQHVQLTAVAVLIGLVLALPLALAARRWHWAAGPVLGVTTILYTIPSLAMFSLLLPVYGLSASLVVAGLVLYSLTLLVRNILAGLRAVPEETRQAARGMGYGPVRLLVAVELPLALPAAMAGLRIATVSAVSLVTIGAIVGYGGLGNLIYAGMNTYFKAQVLTASVLCVVIAVAADLLLLLLQRLLTPWTRSRS
- a CDS encoding ABC transporter permease, with product MNTLTDAWSWLTTSAHWHGQDGIWTRLGQHLYLTVVCLLISCLIALPVALFLGHIGRGGALAVNISNVGRAVPTFAVLVLLLLTPVGRWGEGPTIVALVLFAVPPLLTNAYVGMREVDQDVVRAARGMGMTGRQLLLRVEVPLALPLILTGVRIAAVQLVATATIAALAGGGGLGRIITAGFNLASTAQVVAGAVLVAAFALIVEGLFETAQRLVPSRLGLRAGDTA
- a CDS encoding beta-lactamase family protein: MSTLREVLEKQVRDGSVPGAVGLVARGRHVDVVAAGSAGTDDGTPMARDSLFRIASVTKPVTAAAVMMLVEDGRIALDDPVASWLPELAAPVVVRTPESPVDDVVPASRAITLLDLMTSRAGYGFPSDFSLPAVGLLFGELKQGSPLQSGVLPPDAWMEALSRIPLLSQPGREWLYNTCSDILGVLIARVAGQPLPEFFAERIFAPLGMSDTGFAVPAEKLGRFTALYRPTADGGLELIDTPAGQWSGMPDFPSGAGGLVSTVDDLYAFARMLLDEGTAGGKRLLTSASVRQMTTDHLTPAQREASGLFTEGQGWGFGGSVDIDRTAPWNVPGRYGWVGGTGTTAHIVPATGTAAIMLSQVELTGPTPPRPMRDFWQYAADA
- a CDS encoding ABC transporter substrate-binding protein, whose translation is MRAGHRVRAGRPLAVILLLAATACGTGPSLENQGEVTAPPGDSKHLTIGSAGFTESDLLAQMYALLLGRAGYSTKIISVTNREIYEPALENGQIDVVPEYAATFADWLNAKEHGADATPVGSPDLAATMKALRALAAPRGLTVLDPGKAVDQNAFAVTAAYAREHHLKTLSDLGRSGLPVRLAAGDECVQRPYCAPGLKKTYGIDITAVDPKGVGTTQAKQAVQSGRDQMVLTTTTDATLDDFGLVLLADDKHLQNADYLVPVVNRSRAGGEGVRKALGKLNTVLTTADLARLNEQVDSWRRLPEDVARAYLRSEHLIPEAKG